The Ignavibacteria bacterium sequence TGGTGGTGCTTGATGCATTGATGAAGTAACTGCCGGCATAGGCATCATCATCTTCACGTTCTTTGTCGCCATCGCGGAGCGGGGTCTTCAGGTTGCTTGGAACCTTGCCACCCCATTTGGCTTTGCCTTGTTCGATGGCTGCACTGATTGCGGTTACGATCTTGTCAACATCCGGGTTCTTCTTTCCGTTGACAAGCTTCGGGATGATGATGGATGCAGAATACTTTTTCTCAGAGCCTTCGTCTACAGCTGCAGGTTCCCATACGTGCAGGTAGCTGAGTCTGACTTTGTCGGTAACAATCTTTGTTGCGACGTTTGGATTTGGTTTTTGGTTTTGTGACATTTTGATTTCTCCTTCTTTTCCTTCA is a genomic window containing:
- a CDS encoding DUF2815 family protein, which encodes MSQNQKPNPNVATKIVTDKVRLSYLHVWEPAAVDEGSEKKYSASIIIPKLVNGKKNPDVDKIVTAISAAIEQGKAKWGGKVPSNLKTPLRDGDKEREDDDAYAGSYFINASSTTKPGVVDANIQTIINQDELYSGCYGRVSINFYAFDKGVNKGIAAGLNNIQKLEDGDPLGGRSTPENDFAATASAGDLPDWMK